One Glycine max cultivar Williams 82 chromosome 6, Glycine_max_v4.0, whole genome shotgun sequence DNA segment encodes these proteins:
- the LOC100777629 gene encoding putative phospholipid-transporting ATPase 9 isoform X1, producing MEGNGRRRRRHFSRIHAFSCGKASFKGEHSLIGGPGFSRIVYCNEAERGEGSLVSYGDNYVSTTKYTVATFLPKSLFEQFRRVANFYFLICAILSFFPVSPYSAVSNVVPLVVVVAATMGKEAVEDWKRKKQDIDMNNRKVKVHRGDGVFDYSKWKDLKVGDIVKVEKDEFFPADLILLSSSYDDAICYVETMNLDGETNLKVKQSLEETSKLQEDSSFQNFKAIIKCEDPNANLYSFVGSLELEDQLYPLSPLHLLLRDSKLRNTEFIYGVVIFTGHDTKVMQNSTEPPSKRSTVEKRMDKIIYFLFLVLFLISFIGSIFFGIATRKDLENGVMKRWYLRPDDTTIYFDPKKAPVAAMLHFLTALMLYSYLIPISLYVSIEVVKVLQSIFINQDLHMYYEEADRPAHARTSNLNEELGQVDTILSDKTGTLTCNSMEFIKCSIAGIAYGQGVTEVERALARREGVPLSQELTEDGNVPKSSIKGFNFMDERIMKGNWINEPHADVIQNFLRLLAVCHTAIPEVDEEIGKVSYEAESPDEAAFVVAARELGFEFYERTQTNISLHEFNPRSGQTTERSYKLLNILEFSSTRKRMSVIVRDEEGKLLLFSKGADSVMFERLARNGREFEEKTKQHIDEYADAGLRTLILAYRELDEEEYNLFNEEFMEAKNLVSADREQIVEEISEKIEKDLILLGATAVEDKLQNGVPECIDKLAQAGIKLWVLTGDKMETAINIGFACSLLRQGMKQIIISSDTPETKSLEKVEDKSAAAAAVKVSVIHQLTNGKELLAESDENSEALALIIDGKSLTYALEDDVKDLFLTLAAGCASVICCRSSPKQKALVTRLVKVKTGSTTLAIGDGANDVGMLQEADIGIGISGVEGMQAVMSSDIAIAQFRFLERLLLVHGHWCYRRISSMICYFFYKNIAFGFTLFFYEIYASFSGQAAYNDWYLSLYNVFFTSLPVIALGVFDQDVSARLCHKFPLLYQEGVQNVLFSWKRILGWAFNGVLSATIIFFFCINGMENQAFRKAGEVADLEVLGATMYTCVVWVVNSQMALSISYFTYIQHLFIWGGILFWYIFLLVYGTMDPSLSTTAYKVLIEACAPAPSYWLITLLVLVASLLPYFAYASIQMRFFPTFHQMIQWIRNDGQTTDPEYVNIVRQRSIRHTTVGFTARFEASHSSGASKSIQV from the exons ATGGAAGGTAATGGTAGAAGGAGGAGGCGCCACTTCAGCAGAATCCATGCATTCTCTTGTGGAAAAGCTTCATTCAAAGGGGAGCATTCACTCATAGGCGGTCCTGGATTCTCAAGGATAGTGTACTGCAACGAAGCGGAACGCGGTGAGGGGAGTCTTGTGAGCTATGGTGACAATTATGTGAGTACTACTAAGTATACAGTGGCCACTTTCCTTCCCAAGTCCTTGTTTGAGCAATTCAGGAGGGTTGCCAATTTTTACTTCCTTATCTGTGCAATTCTGTCTTTTTTCCCGGTTTCTCCTTACTCGGCTGTCAGCAATGTTGTTCCTCTTGTGGTTGTGGTTGCTGCTACAATGGGGAAAGAGGCTGTTGAGGATTGGAAGAGGAAAAAGCAG GATATTGATATGAATAATAGAAAGGTTAAAGTGCACCGTGGAGATGGTGTTTTTGACTATTCTAAATGGAAGGATTTGAAAGTCGGGGACATAGTAAAGGTTGAAAAGGATGAATTTTTCCCTGCTGATCTCATCTTACTTTCATCAAGCTATGACGATGCAATTTGCTATGTAGAGACCATGAATCTTGATGGAGAAACAAATCTAAAAGTTAAACAATCACTTGAAGAAACTTCAAAGTTGCAAGAAGATTCAagctttcaaaatttcaaggctattaTCAAATGCGAAGATCCAAATGCAAATTTGTACTCGTTTGTAGGCAGTTTGGAGCTTGAAGATCAATTGTATCCTCTTTCACCTCTGCATCTACTGCTTAGGGACTCAAAGCTAAGGAACACCGAGTTCATCTACGGTGTGGTAATCTTTACAGGCCATGATACAAAGGTTATGCAGAATTCAACAGAACCTCCATCCAAGAGAAGCACAGTTGAGAAGCGGATGGATAAGATCATCTACTTTCTGTTCttagtcttatttttaatttcttttattggttCAATTTTCTTCGGGATTGCAACGAGGAAGGACCTTGAAAATGGAGTTATGAAGCGATGGTACCTCAGACCAGATGACACCACAATTTACTTTGATCCAAAGAAAGCACCAGTCGCAGCCATGCTGCACTTCCTGACTGCACTTATGTTGTATAGTTACTTGATTCCAATTTCTTTGTACGTTTCCATTGAAGTTGTGAAAGTTCTTCAAAGCATTTTCATCAACCAGGATTTGCACATGTATTATGAGGAAGCTGACCGGCCAGCACATGCTCGTACCTCGAATTTGAATGAAGAACTTGGCCAAGTTGATACTATACTTTCAGATAAAACAGGAACTTTGACTTGCAACTCTATGGAATTCATCAAGTGTTCTATTGCTGGGATTGCGTATGGCCAAGGAGTTACAGAAGTTGAGAGAGCTCTAGCCAGGAGAGAAGGAGTACCTTTAAGTCAAGAGTTGACAGAAGATGGAAATGTTCCAAAGTCTTCCATTAAAGGTTTTAACTTTATGGATGAAAGGATCATGAAGGGAAATTGGATCAACGAACCTCACGCCGATGTAATCCAGAACTTTCTGCGGTTGTTGGCAGTATGCCATACTGCAATACCTGAAGTTGATGAAGAAATCGGTAAAGTTTCATATGAAGCTGAGTCACCTGATGAGGCAGCTTTTGTGGTTGCAGCCAGAGAACTTGGTTTTGAGTTCTATGAAAGGACACAGACAAATATTTCACTGCATGAGTTCAATCCGAGATCAGGCCAAACAACAGAAAG GTCGTACAAACTTTTGAATATATTAGAGTTTAGTAGTACAAGAAAGCGGATGTCTGTAATTGTAAGAGATGAGGAGGGGAAACTGCTACTATTTAGCAAAGGAGCAGACAG TGTCATGTTTGAACGACTTGCAAGGAATGGAAGGGAGTTTGAAGAGAAGACTAAGCAGCACATTGATGAATATGCTGATGCTGGTTTGAGGACCTTGATACTTGCGTATCGGGAACTTGATGAAGAAGAGTACAATCTATTCAATGAAGAATTTATGGAGGCCAAAAACTTAGTGAGTGCAGATCGAGAGCAAATTGTGGAGGAAATATCAGAAAAGATTGAGAaggatttaattcttcttggtgcTACTGCAGTTGAAGACAAACTTCAAAATGGG GTTCCTGAATGCATTGACAAGCTAGCACAGGCAGGAATTAAGCTATGGGTTCTGACTGGTGATAAAATGGAGACAGCAATCAATATTGG GTTTGCTTGTAGTTTACTCAGACAAGGAATGAAGCAAATTATAATTAGTTCAGACACTCCAGAAACCAAATCACTGGAGAAAGTGGAGGACAAGTCTGCTGCTGCAGCG GCAGTTAAGGTAAGTGTTATTCATCAATTAACGAATGGAAAGGAATTACTTGCTGAATCTGATGAAAACTCTGAGGCATTAGCTCTTATCATTGATGGGAAGTCTCTCACTTATGCACTAGAAGATGATGTAAAGGACTTATTTCTTACACTTGCTGCTGGCTGTGCATCTGTCATATGCTGTCGTTCATCTCCCAAGCAGAAAGCACTT GTTACTAGATTGGTAAAGGTTAAAACTGGCAGTACAACTCTAGCAATTGGTGATGGAGCAAATGATGTTGGAATGCTTCAAGAAGCAGACATTGGGATCGGTATCAGTGGTGTTGAAGGAATGCAG GCTGTAATGTCGAGTGATATCGCAATTGCCCAATTTCGGTTTCTAGAGCGTTTACTTCTTGTGCATGGGCATTGGTGTTACAGAAGAATCTCATCAATG ATTTGCTACTTCTTTTACAAGAACATTGCCTTCGGCTTCACCCTCTTCTTCTACGAGATCTATGCGTCGTTCTCGGGGCAAGCTGCATACAATGATTGGTACCTCTCACTATATAACGTATTCTTCACTTCTCTTCCTGTAATTGCCTTGGGAGTGTTTGACCAGGATGTTTCTGCTAGACTATGCCACAAG TTCCCATTATTATATCAAGAAGGTGTACAAAATGTCCTATTCAGCTGGAAACGGATCCTCGGTTGGGCTTTCAACGGAGTCTTGAGTGCTACCATAATATTCTTCTTCTGCATCAACGGAATGGAGAATCAAGCATTCCGTAAAGCCGGGGAAGTTGCTGATCTTGAAGTTCTTGGTGCCACCATGTACACTTGTGTTGTGTGGGTGGTGAATTCCCAAATGGCATTGTCCATTAGTTACTTCACTTACATACAACATTTATTCATATGGGGTGGCATTCTTTTCTGGTACATATTCCTCTTAGTGTATGGAACCATGGACCCTTCTCTATCAACCACTGCCTATAAGGTCTTGATTGAAGCTTGTGCACCAGCACCATCTTACTGGCTCATCACTTTGCTTGTGCTTGTTGCTTCACTCCTTCCATACTTCGCCTACGCTTCGATCCAAATGCGGTTTTTCCCCACGTTCCATCAAATGATACAGTGGATACGAAATGATGGCCAAACAACTGATCCAGAATATGTTAATATTGTGAGACAAAGATCAATAAGACACACAACGGTTGGGTTCACGGCTCGGTTTGAAGCATCACATAGTTCAGGAGCATCCAAGAGTATTCAAGTCTGA
- the LOC100777629 gene encoding putative phospholipid-transporting ATPase 9 isoform X2 — protein sequence MVTIINVVPLVVVVAATMGKEAVEDWKRKKQDIDMNNRKVKVHRGDGVFDYSKWKDLKVGDIVKVEKDEFFPADLILLSSSYDDAICYVETMNLDGETNLKVKQSLEETSKLQEDSSFQNFKAIIKCEDPNANLYSFVGSLELEDQLYPLSPLHLLLRDSKLRNTEFIYGVVIFTGHDTKVMQNSTEPPSKRSTVEKRMDKIIYFLFLVLFLISFIGSIFFGIATRKDLENGVMKRWYLRPDDTTIYFDPKKAPVAAMLHFLTALMLYSYLIPISLYVSIEVVKVLQSIFINQDLHMYYEEADRPAHARTSNLNEELGQVDTILSDKTGTLTCNSMEFIKCSIAGIAYGQGVTEVERALARREGVPLSQELTEDGNVPKSSIKGFNFMDERIMKGNWINEPHADVIQNFLRLLAVCHTAIPEVDEEIGKVSYEAESPDEAAFVVAARELGFEFYERTQTNISLHEFNPRSGQTTERSYKLLNILEFSSTRKRMSVIVRDEEGKLLLFSKGADSVMFERLARNGREFEEKTKQHIDEYADAGLRTLILAYRELDEEEYNLFNEEFMEAKNLVSADREQIVEEISEKIEKDLILLGATAVEDKLQNGVPECIDKLAQAGIKLWVLTGDKMETAINIGFACSLLRQGMKQIIISSDTPETKSLEKVEDKSAAAAAVKVSVIHQLTNGKELLAESDENSEALALIIDGKSLTYALEDDVKDLFLTLAAGCASVICCRSSPKQKALVTRLVKVKTGSTTLAIGDGANDVGMLQEADIGIGISGVEGMQAVMSSDIAIAQFRFLERLLLVHGHWCYRRISSMICYFFYKNIAFGFTLFFYEIYASFSGQAAYNDWYLSLYNVFFTSLPVIALGVFDQDVSARLCHKFPLLYQEGVQNVLFSWKRILGWAFNGVLSATIIFFFCINGMENQAFRKAGEVADLEVLGATMYTCVVWVVNSQMALSISYFTYIQHLFIWGGILFWYIFLLVYGTMDPSLSTTAYKVLIEACAPAPSYWLITLLVLVASLLPYFAYASIQMRFFPTFHQMIQWIRNDGQTTDPEYVNIVRQRSIRHTTVGFTARFEASHSSGASKSIQV from the exons ATGGTGACAATTAT CAATGTTGTTCCTCTTGTGGTTGTGGTTGCTGCTACAATGGGGAAAGAGGCTGTTGAGGATTGGAAGAGGAAAAAGCAG GATATTGATATGAATAATAGAAAGGTTAAAGTGCACCGTGGAGATGGTGTTTTTGACTATTCTAAATGGAAGGATTTGAAAGTCGGGGACATAGTAAAGGTTGAAAAGGATGAATTTTTCCCTGCTGATCTCATCTTACTTTCATCAAGCTATGACGATGCAATTTGCTATGTAGAGACCATGAATCTTGATGGAGAAACAAATCTAAAAGTTAAACAATCACTTGAAGAAACTTCAAAGTTGCAAGAAGATTCAagctttcaaaatttcaaggctattaTCAAATGCGAAGATCCAAATGCAAATTTGTACTCGTTTGTAGGCAGTTTGGAGCTTGAAGATCAATTGTATCCTCTTTCACCTCTGCATCTACTGCTTAGGGACTCAAAGCTAAGGAACACCGAGTTCATCTACGGTGTGGTAATCTTTACAGGCCATGATACAAAGGTTATGCAGAATTCAACAGAACCTCCATCCAAGAGAAGCACAGTTGAGAAGCGGATGGATAAGATCATCTACTTTCTGTTCttagtcttatttttaatttcttttattggttCAATTTTCTTCGGGATTGCAACGAGGAAGGACCTTGAAAATGGAGTTATGAAGCGATGGTACCTCAGACCAGATGACACCACAATTTACTTTGATCCAAAGAAAGCACCAGTCGCAGCCATGCTGCACTTCCTGACTGCACTTATGTTGTATAGTTACTTGATTCCAATTTCTTTGTACGTTTCCATTGAAGTTGTGAAAGTTCTTCAAAGCATTTTCATCAACCAGGATTTGCACATGTATTATGAGGAAGCTGACCGGCCAGCACATGCTCGTACCTCGAATTTGAATGAAGAACTTGGCCAAGTTGATACTATACTTTCAGATAAAACAGGAACTTTGACTTGCAACTCTATGGAATTCATCAAGTGTTCTATTGCTGGGATTGCGTATGGCCAAGGAGTTACAGAAGTTGAGAGAGCTCTAGCCAGGAGAGAAGGAGTACCTTTAAGTCAAGAGTTGACAGAAGATGGAAATGTTCCAAAGTCTTCCATTAAAGGTTTTAACTTTATGGATGAAAGGATCATGAAGGGAAATTGGATCAACGAACCTCACGCCGATGTAATCCAGAACTTTCTGCGGTTGTTGGCAGTATGCCATACTGCAATACCTGAAGTTGATGAAGAAATCGGTAAAGTTTCATATGAAGCTGAGTCACCTGATGAGGCAGCTTTTGTGGTTGCAGCCAGAGAACTTGGTTTTGAGTTCTATGAAAGGACACAGACAAATATTTCACTGCATGAGTTCAATCCGAGATCAGGCCAAACAACAGAAAG GTCGTACAAACTTTTGAATATATTAGAGTTTAGTAGTACAAGAAAGCGGATGTCTGTAATTGTAAGAGATGAGGAGGGGAAACTGCTACTATTTAGCAAAGGAGCAGACAG TGTCATGTTTGAACGACTTGCAAGGAATGGAAGGGAGTTTGAAGAGAAGACTAAGCAGCACATTGATGAATATGCTGATGCTGGTTTGAGGACCTTGATACTTGCGTATCGGGAACTTGATGAAGAAGAGTACAATCTATTCAATGAAGAATTTATGGAGGCCAAAAACTTAGTGAGTGCAGATCGAGAGCAAATTGTGGAGGAAATATCAGAAAAGATTGAGAaggatttaattcttcttggtgcTACTGCAGTTGAAGACAAACTTCAAAATGGG GTTCCTGAATGCATTGACAAGCTAGCACAGGCAGGAATTAAGCTATGGGTTCTGACTGGTGATAAAATGGAGACAGCAATCAATATTGG GTTTGCTTGTAGTTTACTCAGACAAGGAATGAAGCAAATTATAATTAGTTCAGACACTCCAGAAACCAAATCACTGGAGAAAGTGGAGGACAAGTCTGCTGCTGCAGCG GCAGTTAAGGTAAGTGTTATTCATCAATTAACGAATGGAAAGGAATTACTTGCTGAATCTGATGAAAACTCTGAGGCATTAGCTCTTATCATTGATGGGAAGTCTCTCACTTATGCACTAGAAGATGATGTAAAGGACTTATTTCTTACACTTGCTGCTGGCTGTGCATCTGTCATATGCTGTCGTTCATCTCCCAAGCAGAAAGCACTT GTTACTAGATTGGTAAAGGTTAAAACTGGCAGTACAACTCTAGCAATTGGTGATGGAGCAAATGATGTTGGAATGCTTCAAGAAGCAGACATTGGGATCGGTATCAGTGGTGTTGAAGGAATGCAG GCTGTAATGTCGAGTGATATCGCAATTGCCCAATTTCGGTTTCTAGAGCGTTTACTTCTTGTGCATGGGCATTGGTGTTACAGAAGAATCTCATCAATG ATTTGCTACTTCTTTTACAAGAACATTGCCTTCGGCTTCACCCTCTTCTTCTACGAGATCTATGCGTCGTTCTCGGGGCAAGCTGCATACAATGATTGGTACCTCTCACTATATAACGTATTCTTCACTTCTCTTCCTGTAATTGCCTTGGGAGTGTTTGACCAGGATGTTTCTGCTAGACTATGCCACAAG TTCCCATTATTATATCAAGAAGGTGTACAAAATGTCCTATTCAGCTGGAAACGGATCCTCGGTTGGGCTTTCAACGGAGTCTTGAGTGCTACCATAATATTCTTCTTCTGCATCAACGGAATGGAGAATCAAGCATTCCGTAAAGCCGGGGAAGTTGCTGATCTTGAAGTTCTTGGTGCCACCATGTACACTTGTGTTGTGTGGGTGGTGAATTCCCAAATGGCATTGTCCATTAGTTACTTCACTTACATACAACATTTATTCATATGGGGTGGCATTCTTTTCTGGTACATATTCCTCTTAGTGTATGGAACCATGGACCCTTCTCTATCAACCACTGCCTATAAGGTCTTGATTGAAGCTTGTGCACCAGCACCATCTTACTGGCTCATCACTTTGCTTGTGCTTGTTGCTTCACTCCTTCCATACTTCGCCTACGCTTCGATCCAAATGCGGTTTTTCCCCACGTTCCATCAAATGATACAGTGGATACGAAATGATGGCCAAACAACTGATCCAGAATATGTTAATATTGTGAGACAAAGATCAATAAGACACACAACGGTTGGGTTCACGGCTCGGTTTGAAGCATCACATAGTTCAGGAGCATCCAAGAGTATTCAAGTCTGA
- the DR1 gene encoding class 2 transcription repressor NC2 beta 2 isoform 2 (isoform 2 is encoded by transcript variant 2), which produces MEPMDIVGKAKEDASLPKATMTKIIKEMLPPDVRVARDAQDLLIECCVEFINLVSSESNEVCNKEERRTIAPEHVLKALGQDSLKGAKWSNRAEMTEEEALAEQQRMFAEARARMNGGAIQSKEPEADQSLES; this is translated from the exons ATGGAGCCCATGGACATCGTTGGGAAGGCCAAGGAAGACGCTTCTCTTCCTAAAG CGACAATGACGAAAATTATTAAAGAGATGTTGCCCCCGGACGTGCGTGTCGCCAGAGATGCACAGGATTTATTGATCGAGTGTTGTGTCG AGTTTATAAACCTTGTCTCGTCAGAGTCCAATGAAGTCTGtaacaaagaagaaagaaggacgATTGCACCGGAGCACGTGTTAAAGGCTTTAGGG CAAGATTCTTTAAAAGGTGCAAAGTGGAGCAACAGAGCTGAGATGACTGAGGAAGAAGCATTGGCTGAACAGCAAAGGATGTTTGCAGAGGCACGTGCAAGAATGAATGGAGGAGCCATTCAATCCAAG
- the DR1 gene encoding class 2 transcription repressor NC2 beta 2 isoform 1 (isoform 1 is encoded by transcript variant 1), producing the protein MEPMDIVGKAKEDASLPKATMTKIIKEMLPPDVRVARDAQDLLIECCVEFINLVSSESNEVCNKEERRTIAPEHVLKALGVLGFGEYIEEVYAAYEQHKLETMQDSLKGAKWSNRAEMTEEEALAEQQRMFAEARARMNGGAIQSKEPEADQSLES; encoded by the exons ATGGAGCCCATGGACATCGTTGGGAAGGCCAAGGAAGACGCTTCTCTTCCTAAAG CGACAATGACGAAAATTATTAAAGAGATGTTGCCCCCGGACGTGCGTGTCGCCAGAGATGCACAGGATTTATTGATCGAGTGTTGTGTCG AGTTTATAAACCTTGTCTCGTCAGAGTCCAATGAAGTCTGtaacaaagaagaaagaaggacgATTGCACCGGAGCACGTGTTAAAGGCTTTAGGG GTTCTTGGATTTGGCGAGTACATTGAGGAAGTTTATGCAGCATATGAACAACACAAGTTGGAAACAATG CAAGATTCTTTAAAAGGTGCAAAGTGGAGCAACAGAGCTGAGATGACTGAGGAAGAAGCATTGGCTGAACAGCAAAGGATGTTTGCAGAGGCACGTGCAAGAATGAATGGAGGAGCCATTCAATCCAAG